The following coding sequences lie in one Brachionichthys hirsutus isolate HB-005 chromosome 15, CSIRO-AGI_Bhir_v1, whole genome shotgun sequence genomic window:
- the LOC137904756 gene encoding relaxin-3 receptor 1-like codes for MQSNISSSASGPPPHQNACGGEDEGDIFKHLSPPGGESSLASFNLSLNCWLHILAKENSLELHGDSANLAVRVLIAMVYLVVCVLGLVGNLLALFLLHSHRRGHHISSIDCFVMSLALTDLQFVLTLPFWAVDTLLDFHWPFGWAMCKIVSSVTTLNMYASVFFLTAMSVTRYHSLVTSLKMDSPRKATTRAKVASVAIWMVSLVATLPHAFYSTTVQVSADDELCLVRLSDSDSGHWDPQVLLGLYQTQKVLLGFVVPLIIISMCYLLLLRFILNRRVVASVVVGSVAGMSESEKGRQRRRSKVTRSVTIVVLSFFLCWLPNQALTLWGVLIKFDLVPFSKAFYNAQAYAFPMTVCLAHANSCLNPVLYCLIRKEYRAGLKALLLRVSHSIRNVLTLALRGRRVEEAPPSLVMMHQDNI; via the exons atGCAGAgcaacatcagcagcagcgcgtCCGGACCGCCCCCCCATCAGAACGCGTGCGGCGGGGAGGATGAGGGCGACATCTTCAAACACCTGAGCCCCCCAGGAGGAGAGTCGAGCCTCGCATCCTTTAACCTGTCGCTGAACTGCTGGCTTCACATCCTCGCTAAGGAGAACTCGCTGGAGCTGCACGGAGACAGCGCAAACCTGGCA GTGCGAGTTCTCATCGCCATGGTCTACCTGGTGGTGTGCGTTCTGGGGCTTGTGGGTAACCTCCTGgccctcttcctgctccactctcACCGCCGGGGTCACCACATCTCTTCCATCGACTGCTTCGTGATGAGCCTGGCGCTGACGGACCTCCAGTTCGTGCTCACCTTGCCCTTCTGGGCTGTGGACACCCTGCTGGACTTCCACTGGCCCTTCGGCTGGGCCATGTGTAAGATCGTGAGCTCGGTCACCACCCTGAACATGTACGCCAGCGTCTTCTTCCTCACGGCTATGAGCGTGACCCGCTACCACTCCTTAGTCACCTCTCTGAAGATGGACAGCCCCAGGAAGGCCACCACTCGGGCCAAAGTGGCCAGCGTGGCCATTTGGATGGTGTCGCTGGTGGCCACGCTGCCTCATGCCTTCTACTCCACCACAGTCCAG GTTTCTGCAGACGACGAGCTGTGCTTAGTGCGGCTCTCGGACTCCGACTCGGGCCACTGGGATCCTCAAGTCCTCCTTGGACTCTATCAAACACAGAAAGTCCTCCTGGGGTTTGTTGTCCCCTTGATTATCATTTCTATGTGCTACCTTCTCCTCCTGAGGTTCATCCTGAACCGGCGCGTCGTCGCCAGCGTGGTCGTCGGCAGCGTCGCGGGGATGTCGGAGTCTGAGAAGGGACGTCAgcgccgtcgctccaaagtCACCCGCTCCGTCACCATCGTGGTCCTGTCCTTTTTCCTCTGCTGGCTGCCCAACCAGGCGCTCACCCTGTGGGGCGTGCTGATCAAATTCGACTTGGTGCCCTTCAGTAAAGCCTTCTACAACGCCCAGGCCTACGCCTTCCCCATGACAGTGTGCCTAGCTCACGCAAACAGCTGTCTCAACCCGGTACTCTACTGCCTGATCCGAAAGGAGTACCGAGCTGGACTGAAGGCGCTCCTGCTGAGAGTGTCGCACTCCATCCGAAACGTCCTCACCCTGGCTCTGAGAGGCAGGCGGGTGGAGGAAGCACCGCCGAGCCTGGTTATGATGCACCAAGACAATATCTGA